A window of the Pristiophorus japonicus isolate sPriJap1 chromosome 13, sPriJap1.hap1, whole genome shotgun sequence genome harbors these coding sequences:
- the LOC139278323 gene encoding tubulin beta-3 chain, whose amino-acid sequence MREIVHIQAGQCGNQIGAKFWEVISDEHGIDPSGNYVGDSDLQLERISVYYNEASSLKYVPRAILVDLEPGTMDSVRSGPFGHLFRPDNFIFGQSGAGNNWAKGHYTEGAELVDSVLDVVRKECENCDCLQGFQLTHSLGGGTGSGMGTLLISKVREEYPDRIMNTFSVVPSPKVSDTVVEPYNATLSIHQLVENTDETYCIDNEALYDICFRTLKLATPTYGDLNHLVSATMSGVTTSLRFPGQLNADLRKLAVNMVPFPRLHFFMPGFAPLTARGSQQYRALTVPELTQQMFDAKNMMAACDPRHGRYLTVATVFRGKMSMKEVDEQMLAIQSKNSSYFVEWIPNNVKVAVCDIPPRGLKMSSTFIGNSTAIQELFKRISEQFTAMFRRKAFLHWYTGEGMDEMEFTEAESNMNDLVSEYQQYQDATADEEGEMYEDDEEESEAQGPK is encoded by the exons ttttgggaAGTCATCAGTGATGAGCATGGAATCGACCCCAGTGGAAATTACGTAGGGGACTCAGACCTGCAACTGGAGAGAATTAGTGTCTACTACAATGAAGCATCTT CTCTTAAATATGTACCCAGAGCCATCCTCGTGGATCTGGAACCAGGCACAATGGACAGTGTTCGATCAGGGCCCTTTGGACATCTCTTCAGACCAGACAATTTTATTTTTG GACAAAGTGGAGCTGGAAACAACTGGGCAAAGGGTCACTACACAGAAGGTGCAGAGCTTGTGGACTCAGTCCTTGATGTGGTGCGGAAGGAATGTGAAAATTGTGACTGTTTGCAAGGCTTTCAGCTTACTCACTCCCTGGGTGGAGGTACAGGGTCTGGCATGGGAACCCTGCTTATTAGCAAAGTACGAGAGGAATACCCTGACCGAATCATGAACACTTTTAGTGTTGTTCCTTCTCCAAAAGTTTCTGACACAGTGGTAGAACCATACAATGCCACCCTCTCTATCCACCAGCTTGTAGAAAACACAGACGAAACCTACTGCATAGATAATGAAGCTCTCTACGATATCTGCTTCCGGACCCTCAAACTTGCAACACCCACCTATGGAGACCTTAACCACTTGGTATCAGCTACCATGAGTGGGGTCACCACTTCCCTGAGGTTTCCTGGGCAGCTCAATGCCGAtctgaggaagcttgcagtgaacatggtCCCTTTCCCACGCCTCCACTTCTTCATGCCAGGATTTGCTCCTCTCACAGCCAGAGGAAGCCAACAGTACAGGGCTTTGACTGTCCCAGAACTCACCCAACAGATGTTTGATGCCAAAAATATGATGGCAGCTTGTGATCCTCGTCATGGTAGGTACCTGACAGTAGCCACTGTCTTCAGAGGCAAGATGTCCATGAAGGAGGTAGATGAGCAAATGTTGGCTATCCAGAGCAAGAACAGCAGCTACTTTGTGGAATGGATTCCCAACAATGTTAAAGTGGCTGTCTGTGATATCCCACCCCGTGGACTTAAGATGTCCTCCACTTTCATTGGAAACAGTACTGCTATCCAGGAGCTTTTCAAGCGCATCTCAGAGCAATTCACAGCTATGTTCCGCAGGAAGGCATTCTTGCACTGGTACACCGGTGAGGGTATGGATGAGATGGAGTTTACTGAAGCAGAGAGTAACATGAATGACCTGGTATCTGAATACCAACAGTACCAAGATGCCACAGCAGATGAAGAAGGAGAGATGtatgaggatgatgaggaagaaTCTGAAGCACAGGGTCCAAAATGA
- the LOC139278205 gene encoding putative uncharacterized protein FLJ45035, with product MFGRGPTTEDLIGRGPTTEDLIGRGPTTEEMFGRGPTTEDLIGRDPTTEDLIGRDPTTEEMFGRGPTTEDLIGRDPTTEEMFGRGPTTEDLIGRGPTTEDLIGRDPTTEDLIGRDPTTEEMFGQGPTTEDLIGRGPTTEEMFGQGPTTEDLIGRDPTTEEMFGRGSRCHGGVPCLP from the coding sequence ATGTTCGGGCGAGGTcccaccaccgaggacctgatcgggcgaggccccaccaccgaggacctgatcgggcgaggccccaccaccgaggaaatgttcgggcgaggccccaccaccgaggacctgatcgggcgagaccccaccaccgaggacctgatcgggcgagaCCCCACCACCGAGGAAATGTTCGGGCGaggccccaccaccgaggacctgatcgggcgagaCCCCACCACCGAGGAAATGTTCGGGCgagggcccaccaccgaggacctgatcgggcgaggccccaccaccgaggacctgatcgggcgagaccccaccaccgaggacctgatcgggcgagaCCCCACCACCGAGGAAATGTTCGGGCAaggccccaccaccgaggacctgatcgggcgaggccccaccaccgaggaaatgttcgggcaaggccccaccaccgaggacctgatcgggcgagaCCCCACCACTGAGGAAATGTTCGGGCGGGGGTCCCGCTGTCATGGAGGCGTTCCTTGTCTGCCCTGA